The Drosophila innubila isolate TH190305 chromosome 2L unlocalized genomic scaffold, UK_Dinn_1.0 4_B_2L, whole genome shotgun sequence genome segment GCACACACTCAAGTTAGTATACTTAtatggaatatatatatatgagtatGCCATATAGTTCAAGAGTTTGTTTTTGAAACTCGAGAGTCAAAAGGAAATGGCAtattaattgataataaaGGCCATTAATTCAACATATGTATTAATCTATATGCTATcatcatttgtatttatgctACTCTTACCTCGCCTGCCCCCAGAGGACACCATTCAATTAATGAATGCTGTCAGCTTTAATTAATGCGCGACCCATTCATATCAGATCGCATCTCATCTCTTCAGATCTTGCTTTTTGCACTCACAATTGCCCACGCATGTGACACAATCCGATCCGAAATGATCGGATCAGACATTTCGGAGctacgtatgtatatgtatatattttcatagtaCTTATATATGATGATCTTCTGccttcattgttgttgccttagCGTAGCCTCTTTAATTGGCCCATAAGTCAGCGAACCATCATCCATGTCTCGCTCCATGGTGTGGCCTgtaattgaaatggaaatgtttctataacatttcaataaaaaattctgcCAAAAATTCCAAggaaaaaagttattaataaagggTCCTAAATTAAATACTCTATTTTAGAAACTTAAATACCGAATAGTACTTTTTGTGATCTATAAAGATAATTTAACAGTTTAAAATCAAACTGgagtttttaaatgtaattaattctTCAACGAAATAGTTCGCCCTTTGCTCAGTTTTGTTAAGGTAATTGTATATACAGATGTGTTTCCCCGAAACAAATCAATTATCGACAGATTATAAATGTggatataaaacaaaatagcgAAGCCACATGAAAAATTGGTTTCCTAGggagattaaaaaaagaatagacTTTTAtgttcataaatataatatcacTTCCTCTGAATTATTTGAtcattattacaaaataaatgaaaaattaaaatgttttattgaaagtgtataaaaattgcaagcaAATATCGGGTATATTTTCATGTAAATTCCAAAATCCGGCTTAAACCGACGCCAGAGTGTCCGTGACCGAAAATATTTCCGGATTGATCTGGTCTGCAAATACActcataatattatatatatttatatatatagactttGACTGACCATACCCTCTCAATATCAAGCTTGCATTCGAGTATTTTGCGTTATTTATTCATACAAATGAATTGAAGCGAATGAAATGAAGATACtttatgtatgtctatttATGGTATGCGACGCGGTGGAAGAAGAGAGTGTTGTCAATCAGTAGACTGTTGGGACTGTGACCTTTGAGTTGATGGAACTGAAACTGGTCGCTATAATTTTGCGTGTGGGTCAATTGAAAAGCCAACTCAAAGGCGTACCCCAAGAAAGACGTCAATGATACTCCCCCTTTTGACGATGTAGACTGGTCTTACGAATTGATGCATATCAGCAGAAGGACAAGATGTTTTAAAGAACTGCAGAGAATGCTAGAAGAAGATGTGTACTTAATTAGCTATAATAGGAAGACTGTGCCTCATGCACtccgaaatattttaaaatcacacGTCCAAGTGTCAACAAAGTAAAGAAGACGTTGGGAGAAGCTTGTTCGGCAGATGGAACCcatattgtttttttgaaatatcacatgctgtcaaaatattgttgaacTTAATTAGGGGACGATTCCACACTGTGGTGACTGTTGCAAGGCCAATGAAGATTTCAAATCAGAGATAAACCATGGGAATGGTTTAATcaataatacatattaataacagtactctttaacttaattcttaaacaatatgaaataatacataaacttcatacttttcatattttactATGATTttgaagcaaaagaaaaatagttatgtacattttaaaagttcgtcatattttaaaaaatcaagaaaaaattaataactataaaaaCGCTATTGCTATACGGATTATAATGTATATAACTGAAATTTGAGCCTATATAGAACTTAGAGTGCATGCGCTTACAATTCCCAAATGTTCTATGACTAATCTATCATTTGTAAATGGCAActgacataaaaaaaaaactattagaTAACACTTGTTTTTCTCACTTTATACCAATTCCCAATCAACTGTAGCAATTAATTGGTGAAATGACTTGCTTGACGATGAAAACCTAGTTAGCTAATGAGAGTCACTTGACggctttcaaattaaatatgaaatcagTTTCCACTTTTTATATTGTGTACCATATTTAATGaaactattattatattttcaggATCGAAAAAAACTctacttttaaatttgaacaaaatttattgaatattcaCTGAACAAgatatgttttttaaactttttctattagtatttaataattacgTTAACAAAATGTAAGGCTAAATAAGCAGAGAAACGTGTCGTTCACATGTaagtttttaaacaatttttagcttgtttataaatcaaaagtggaagcaacaaataaaatacgaaTAAGTAGACAACTAGCTAATATacagttaaataattataatagatATATAGTTGCTATAAATGTGAGGTTACTTATAGCAAGTCGAGGGTCGCATTCTCTGGAAAACCCGCAACCACAAGATAttgttgttttcagttttttttttttttcttgttgttgtggaatATCGTCACGAGACTTGAACTACTTTGGCTGGAGTGGAACAAGTGGCTGGCGCTGGCTGGGTCTCAATATCTAGAGAATTGATTTGAGTTGAGTGATCTTAACGGTTGCCGGCAAGTTTTGAAGGCTGTCAAGGCGCAACGTCTGTCGATTGGAGTCGGCCAGCCCGTTTTGATCTTTACCCTACACATTAATGTTGggttttttttctatagtATTTTTATAGTAAGGTAATATTCCTTGACTGAAATTATCTAACTTATGTACACGTTATAAACTGGGCAACTTGCTATCTTAAATATAGCTTTTACAACggtactaataataatatacagtTTAATCTTTATAGCGACCACAACAACCTTTATAATCATTCTGCGAAACTTTCAATGACTTTTGTACCAGAGTAGCAAATGTTACCTACCTTCTATCCTAAAACTCGATTTAACTACCCCCCGTAGATAAGATTTCAGATTTCTATTTACGTCCGGAATGTTATGGGTTAACAAATATCTAATCCAATAAATCTGACAACATGTGACTCAATTTATTGAAGTCGCACGCTTACAATCTATTGCTTTTCGGTTTTGAGCCAACTATGTGTCATTCCCGATGATTATACCCAATATCGTAATTGCTTGAGCAGCTCATTAGAGCCTCAATGGCAGTCGAGAACGTCGCCGTCTTTGATAATTATAAGTAAACGTGTATTGTGAATTTCCAAGCATTTCCGAAACCTGTTCAATGCCCTAATTATAAGTACTTGTACCGATATCCTTCCTTCATAtagtattgaaaataatacaaagaactgataaaaaaaaatgaataacatgaaaataaaagtatctTTGTCACGCCGAAGACCTTGGTACTCTAACAAAacctttttcaaaaaaaaaatcagattttctaaaaccttaaaaaatgaaaggatTTGCtaacaaaactcaaaattaaatgatcaggtcttaacaaaattttattgacaataacaaatacTCAACTGAAAAGTTTTCCTGAAATATCTTAAGAAGCAGGagagtttttcaatttaatccTGAAATTTAAACCCAATCCAATTTTACCTACATTTGGTTaggataaataaaacaataacaattatgcAATTTGTTAAGATTACTTGGGAAAAAacatagtttttaattaaaaatttggacttaAAATGTCGACCACGGCTCCTTTAATGGAAAAATCATAATAACCTCTGCAAGAGTATAACAAAACACTACCGATCAGTAGGATGCTTGcttatatacatactatataaacaagttctatatttaatatcgtatataaacaatttacgaCTGTATACACAGCTTGTTAAAAGTGAGAAACGCTGTAAGAACCTTTAGaatgcaaatatgcaaaagtgTCCGGCtgtcaattgaattaaaaatttaattgtgacatttttaaatatttgctcgCGTGTTTCCTAATAAACACAGCCGGATCTCAGGGTACCCAGACTCGGGAAGACGGGCCTTTAATAAAGTCAAAGCAGTGAGACACATGTGCGAAgtgcttaaaatttatgaataatatttttagctgGCAATTTTAAAGAACGGAAGTAAACAGCATTAATTGCAGTTTtttgacaacatttttttcaggGTTTCTCCGGCAGTTGTAGCGTATTTGTCAAGTTTACAAGCCTGGTAAACGAGTATTTTAGCCTTTCTACGAGCATTAGCGGCTTTTTACATGGTAGCTGACCTACTCTCTCCATATACTGCCCATAATCGCAACAGCAATAATCTTCAGTCTCAGGTGActacaaacaaaatgtaaaaaactaACTAAACTACTgctcaaatacacacacactcgcacacaacCAACAAATTGTACACCTTGACCTTACAGGCAGGTGTAACATTAAGTTGGTTGATTCTTCTTTAAGCTGCCGACActgtaaagtaaataattactaatacaattacaataatGGTAGCGTAGAATCCAAACGAGTCTGGGATTACAGATCCCATTGATAAGATTAGACAAGACAAGATTGCGGCATGAATAAAGGCAGAAACCGATTAGTTGTGGAAGCTGTAGTAAATTTATTACacaatattttcacttttgaaTATACGATGTATTTGAAGTGATTcacataaatgtttaaaatatgcgcatattaatgaaatattctTATTCGAGACGCAGATTGTGTGCAACAGGTTCTAATTTCAAATCTCTCGAAATCAGTCATAAAACTGGACTTTTGggtcatttaaatattaatatgcaTGTGTTCTATCCGGTATTTGAAAATCATTGgccttttgttttaatttctttcttttttcttgttttctttatattatcGCATTCGTTTACATTTCGcataagtatatacatatgtaatttcAGAATTGAGCTGATAACGTCAATGAAAGTGAAAGCACGCTTATCGAGGGGTTTGCAAGATCAGTAAATAAATTCAGATCGCAGTAGAGTCGCATTGCCCCATTGTGTAGCAAGTGGTGCAAGTTAATAACGAGTCATATTTActttatgttattaaaataatttgtttattttcagctgttctccaaaataaaaacaatttgacatTGGCATCTGCGACCAGTTAACGAGCCCTCGTCGAGTGTTTTCAcagcaattttgttgttttttgcttcttttgcTAAGGTCGCCGCCGGCCTTTTGAACTCGACATACATAAATAGCACATTGCTTGGCCGTTGACCCGCCGACTAGCAGATTTCTAAAAGCCCGACAATGAATAGTCTTAGCTTTAACAGATAGTTCACTTGTGAAAGTGGTGCAgtgtacaaaataattataatattttatgccaTTTAAACTAAAGCTTTGAATaacgttttttaaatttgaaatgttatcGAACGGCAGCGTAAAATGTCTGTGCGCCATTTATCGAAAGGCACAGAACATGTATTTTTctagtattttttataaagggTGCACAGCTGATAGTGCTGTGAAATGACCAACGACCGTAGTTAGCTAGAGATGCGCTTGGTTTTTCTTGCGATATAACACAAAGTAATAATCAGTTCAAACAATATGTTTAACAGctaattctataaataaaacatgtatgttttaaataataaaagtttaagtaattataacaaatacaaaaatatgtgaagAGCACTCAATGAATGAAATGTATCGCACGCTCGAGCGTGCGATATCGTGAGCAATCGCGATCCGTAACCATCTCTATATTTGcacatttagttttgtttttgtgtccCCCAACTTAGTAAATTTAGTTGGAGGTGAATGTTGCTGACTTAGAAATGGGTGATAGTGACGATGCGATATGGCTGGAAATCGGTATTAATCCTCAACATGTTGTTTGTGAGTCAGAGGAGGGCGTGTACAAGCTGATATGCGATAAGGCCTGGCTGCAGGCCCTTGAACGCCATCGCAAACTTTCCCCCTTCACACATTGGCCGCAGCTGGACAGACGTGCGCATCCCACTGGACCACTGGAGCATCCCTGGACACGCATCTTGGTGCAAACATACCGCAAGCAGCCGCAGCGCAAAGCATATCCACTGCCACCAAGATCAACGAGTGGAGAAGACGCACAGTTACCACTGAGCTACTCCCAGGCAGTTGTCAATGTGGCCAACATCAACTTCAAGCAGCTCTGGGAGGCTGCCTACAAGCAATATGCGGGTGCCCATGTTAAGCAGTGTAAAACGAGTGGAGTAGCTCCATCCAAGCAGCAGACACAGATtggaggaggtggaggaggcTTGCAACCACATGATGTGGTCCTCAGGGAATTGATACAGCGCATCTACAACTGCCCCGTGTTGCACTGGCAACAGGAGGACGAAGGAGGCTCTAGCAGGGACCTGGACTTGTCTGGCGATTGTCATGCCAATGTACTCCCAGCTCTGGTGGCGATAGAGACAAGCACACACTACTGCGTCTTTCATTATCCGCCAGCGTTGGAATGCAGTCTTTATGATTGCATTACCTACAGTCCGGCACTGCTGGGACGAGGCTACAATAAGACGCTATTCATCATCTAtcagctgctgcaactgtcGCGGCATTTACAGGCACAAGGCCTGTTCCTGGGCGATCTGCGACTGCAGCATGTGATGCTGCGAGAGAATCTCTGGCTACAAGTGCTGCCACGCCTGCAATGCAATCTTCTGCTGGGTGAGCCAATGGCAACGGTGGACATGTCGCCACTGAGTTGCCCAGAGCTACCTGAATCTCCAGAGCAGTTGGCCTCCAGCAGCACCATCGATCTCAAGCTGGCCTACGATCCGGCTCAATTCAATTTGCGGGAGTACTGCGAAATGTGGTGCAACGGTCAGTTGTCCAACTTTGACTATCTCACCATACTAAACAACGCTTGCGGACGGCGTCTCAATGATGCCGCCCATCATCACATCATGCCCTGGGTGACGGACTTTGCCGGACGCAACGGCGTCAATTGGCGAGATTTGACCAAGAGTAAATACCGTCTGAACAAAGGCGATATTCATCTGGATCTCATGTAcacacatgccacacagcATGCAACTGCTGAGACAGTGACACCTGTGGAACAGGTGCCCCACCATGTGTCCGATTTTCTCTCCGAGATTACGTACTTTGTATACATGGCACGACGCACACCACAGTCCATTTTGTGCGCTCATGTCCGTCCCATTTGGGTGCCCGCCGAGTATCCCGTGTCCATGCAGCGTCTGCAGGAATGGACACCCGATGAATGCATACCCGAGTTCTACTCGGATCCCATGATATTCAAGAGCATCCACGAGGATTTACCCGATCTGGAGCTGCCCTCGTGGGCGACCTGTCCCGAGGATTTTATCTGCAAGCATCGCGAAGCTTTGGAGTCGCAATACGTGAGTGAGCGACTGCATCATTGGATTGATTTGAACTTTGGGTGAGTTTTAATGCGGGATTGTAAAGAAGAGTAATGAgtccttaaaaaaaatcatcaaatatttaaattaaaatttgtatttaatttatttagcttaatctttttttttttaattaaataatacaaaacttattttcaatattgaataataaagATTACCATTAATTTCTATAGCAAAAGCTTAAGCTTCGCataaaaatattggaaaacaaatgttaagagctttgatatttaaataaatattgaaattttgatacttcactacttttttatttatttcattttaaatatagctTTTAAACGTTGGGagttatattcaaattttaaatatgaatttaaattttgttattattactatttagATTAATAAACCGGGGAtaattttgtatgtttgtatataaatccaaaaatattttttattttactacatatattttcaGAAGGAATATTTAATGATTGTTTGCGTTTTTCAGGTACAAATTAAGCGGCAAGGCGGCcattaaatctaaaaatgtctGCCTCAGCCTGGTGGATCAACATTGTAATCTCAGTCAGCGTGGCATTGTGCAGTTGTTCACGCAACCGCATCCGCCACGTCGTTATGCCTCGCCGTGGTTCAACAAAACGGCACCAAGACTCTCTCAACTCTATGGGAATAATAGTGGAAACAGCAGCTCCAGTTCAGGttcgagcagcagcaacagacgcCTGGCGAGGAGCACCGAAAACCTGAATGTATCCGCCAAATCCAACACGGAGAACAGTTCACCACGCATGTCACTGCGTCCACATGATGAGCAGTCAAGTTGCGGTTCCAATTTCTATAACATGACCAACTTTATAGAGATGCCAACACAGTATAATCCTgctttgttgctgcagcaATTGGAAATGTTGGAAACCTTCTATGCACGCACCTTTCCACAGCAACGTGCCTCGGCTAATCCCGAAGAGAAAATGATTAGCAGCGATTTGTTATTCGAACAAAATTCAGCGGAGCATTCATTTACCAATCAATTGTTTGCCTTTGATGGGACAATTGAGACCAAGTCGAAGAATCTGTTGGTGCCAACAACACGCCGCCAGCAGAGTCTGCATCAATTGATTACCGAGCGACGGGATCGGGAGTTGCAAGTGCTGGGCTGCCTCATTGTGGAACTGTTTGCGATGCAACGTCTGCGTCCGCTCCTCACCAGCAATGGACCAAGTGCGAGCTTTGAGTGTCGCTTAGGTGCGTGTCGAACATTGGCACAGTTCCATGTCCAGGAGCTACCCAAGACGGTGCGTCATGTGGTGCgtctgctgttgcaactggaAAGCAATATGCCGGTCCAGGGATTGCCAGTGCCAACAAATGCTGCCCAATTGCTGGAGCCGATGTTTGCCAATGCTTTGCTTCCATTTCCCAGTCATTATATTGCGGTGTATGCCTTTGTGAGATCTCTGCACGCCTTCCAGTTGAACTTTGTGCTGCTCGAGCTGCACACGCATCTCAATTGCAACGGAGGCAACGAGTGTGCCAGGTACACGGAGTTGGATCGACAGCGTGTGCTCTTCGAGCGTAAGATTGCCGAGTGCAAAGTGATGTCATGCTGTGCACATGTCCGGAGATTGCTGGAACCGGTCGCCTTTGCCTATGAGCAGTTTCCGCCCGTggagttgttgctgcctcacATTATAGATCTGCTAAGGGATGAGAGAACTTCCATACTCACCGCCTGGAATCTATTCGATCCCATTGCTCAGGCCTTGGGCATTGTCCAGACCCAACAGCATCTGCTCCAGCCGCTGCTTAAACTATACGATGTGGAGAGCAATGTTCTGATGGATGATGCCAACACTATCAGCAGCaccaatagcaacaataatgCTGGACACCTGCGCTTCTCCTCGAGCAGCTCCTTCAAGTCCCGGAAATCCGTGAAGCTTTATCATCATAGCTTCCTCTTGCGTTTGATTGTGAGATTTGGATTGCGTTGTTTCCTCCAGCATTTCATTGCCCCTCTTATTGAGGCTGTTGGTGGCTACAAGGAGCCGGAGCAGGGAAGTGGTTTTCACTATCACAGCGGTGGCAGTCGCCGCACAAGCAAGAATCTTAGCTTTGCCACCGAGGAGCCACCACCTCAGTTGCAAGTACAGCCGGAGTCAAAGGCAGACATTGAGGAGCTCTTCACATTCGAGGAGGATCAGGAGAATAAATCCATAGATTCCTTTGATATGCGTCCCTCTTCGACGGCCATTGCGGAGGAGGCACGTGAATCCGATGGCAGTTCTCCGGATAAATTGGTCATCAATGAGCTGATGTATGGCGCCAAATTGTCGCCGGATAAGTTATCCCTGCAGAGTCTAGCAGAGACACCGCCTCCGACATTGCCCGTACCACCAATTGGACCACGTTCACCCACCATTGAGATCCCTGCTAGTGGCATACGACGTAGTTTCCAGTTGAGCGCCATCGACTGTGATATTGGTTCCCGCAAGAGCGTCGACAGCTTCGAACTGATCAGCCAAGTCACAAGTGCCGTGGTTAATGACTCAACGGAATCTGCTGCTCAGCCAGAGACGGAGGCGGAGGGTTGTGATTCACTGCAGGCATCGGTGATATCGCGCATCTCGGAGGCGAAAGCTCTGCAGAATAATCGCATCAGCGAGATGAGCGCCGAGAGTCTTGTGTGGTTATCACATCGCTTGGGTCCCGTTCTCACAGCCCGCCACATCACTCGTAATCTGCTCAAGCTGCTCTCCCTCTGCTATGTCGGTCAGGAGAATCTGCTGCCCGAGGTGGAAGCTGGCAACTCCATTGACCCATCAACGGATGCCTCCAATCTCAAT includes the following:
- the LOC117781126 gene encoding WD repeat-containing protein 81, whose translation is MGDSDDAIWLEIGINPQHVVCESEEGVYKLICDKAWLQALERHRKLSPFTHWPQLDRRAHPTGPLEHPWTRILVQTYRKQPQRKAYPLPPRSTSGEDAQLPLSYSQAVVNVANINFKQLWEAAYKQYAGAHVKQCKTSGVAPSKQQTQIGGGGGGLQPHDVVLRELIQRIYNCPVLHWQQEDEGGSSRDLDLSGDCHANVLPALVAIETSTHYCVFHYPPALECSLYDCITYSPALLGRGYNKTLFIIYQLLQLSRHLQAQGLFLGDLRLQHVMLRENLWLQVLPRLQCNLLLGEPMATVDMSPLSCPELPESPEQLASSSTIDLKLAYDPAQFNLREYCEMWCNGQLSNFDYLTILNNACGRRLNDAAHHHIMPWVTDFAGRNGVNWRDLTKSKYRLNKGDIHLDLMYTHATQHATAETVTPVEQVPHHVSDFLSEITYFVYMARRTPQSILCAHVRPIWVPAEYPVSMQRLQEWTPDECIPEFYSDPMIFKSIHEDLPDLELPSWATCPEDFICKHREALESQYVSERLHHWIDLNFGYKLSGKAAIKSKNVCLSLVDQHCNLSQRGIVQLFTQPHPPRRYASPWFNKTAPRLSQLYGNNSGNSSSSSGSSSSNRRLARSTENLNVSAKSNTENSSPRMSLRPHDEQSSCGSNFYNMTNFIEMPTQYNPALLLQQLEMLETFYARTFPQQRASANPEEKMISSDLLFEQNSAEHSFTNQLFAFDGTIETKSKNLLVPTTRRQQSLHQLITERRDRELQVLGCLIVELFAMQRLRPLLTSNGPSASFECRLGACRTLAQFHVQELPKTVRHVVRLLLQLESNMPVQGLPVPTNAAQLLEPMFANALLPFPSHYIAVYAFVRSLHAFQLNFVLLELHTHLNCNGGNECARYTELDRQRVLFERKIAECKVMSCCAHVRRLLEPVAFAYEQFPPVELLLPHIIDLLRDERTSILTAWNLFDPIAQALGIVQTQQHLLQPLLKLYDVESNVLMDDANTISSTNSNNNAGHLRFSSSSSFKSRKSVKLYHHSFLLRLIVRFGLRCFLQHFIAPLIEAVGGYKEPEQGSGFHYHSGGSRRTSKNLSFATEEPPPQLQVQPESKADIEELFTFEEDQENKSIDSFDMRPSSTAIAEEARESDGSSPDKLVINELMYGAKLSPDKLSLQSLAETPPPTLPVPPIGPRSPTIEIPASGIRRSFQLSAIDCDIGSRKSVDSFELISQVTSAVVNDSTESAAQPETEAEGCDSLQASVISRISEAKALQNNRISEMSAESLVWLSHRLGPVLTARHITRNLLKLLSLCYVGQENLLPEVEAGNSIDPSTDASNLNYFSIANARVVGDRSAARVLECLMSIAALYGENFLLLQYFPHISELIALCSKRMTGSLEGAIISSLQLVKYMLPCLMDASIMEHLQHILLDAILLPILRLLSSTNLLMPSGYLGRSLLARKFLDTCYALSVRLGSDMTREHLCQSLLAPFFLIFNKAYGLPNDFSSNLANLTLIGGPGQQQRAVEELRDVFGPELAHTSYLAFLRFLGESIMQRTLSNLEFVLTLCHEHEQPNMGQDKTERSQSATVSQVDLTDAVAPNSFGTQIVGNRLQVASSSMELLDMVAYKLDHMPSTRHLKGNWLAYWRHETTRSEKDNQALNLKQIRLQSFVGHTNSVRAIYALENENSFVSASKDKTVKLWSLRSEGDGRKSTTCQFTYTAHKKSIHSLSFLESLRYVVSCDAGVHLWDPFIGRPLGILDAPRHSAVTVVKCLPSHSPLVVAGTAESTVRIIDARSMQYVNEWRVCHAALPNATVRCLAVAPSGNWLAAGLSSGAIVQLDTRTGIVLNSWRPMECDLLQLTAPSDQMLISSALDHSLAVWHALDGILHYQLKPPPEPAHFLQSVGTSLIYATTGNRVGVYADVGNSHALNTITKLRPETFRGVLTSLAVLPLNRAILAGNESGNIALLC